From a single Pseudoalteromonas nigrifaciens genomic region:
- a CDS encoding propionyl-CoA synthetase, with product MSGQYKQHYNAFKQNPAEFWLAQSKCIPWYKTPQNAYTQDSDDLYHWFDDGQLNTSYLALDQHVEAGFGEQTALIYDSPVTNTKQTYNYSQLQQEVAKFAGVMQSLGVQKGDRVVIYMPMIPQAVIGMLACARLGAVHSVVFGGFAAHELAVRIDDAKPKLVLSASCGVEVSNIIQYKPLLDDAIKRATHKVDHCVIYQREQATATLNSGQDIDWAKAMQTAQAVDPVPVSGSDPLYILYTSGTTGLPKGVVRENGGHAVALNYSMKNVYGMEPGEVFWAASDIGWVVGHSYIVYAPLMYRCATVLYEGKPVRTPDASAFWRVVEEHKVTALFSAPTAFRAIKKEDPEAEGFKKYDTSSLKRLFLAGERLDAATYGWLKEKTGLPVLDHWWQTETGWAIACNPIGIEHLETKAGSSTVPTPGFDVRILNMEGEECAPNESGAVVIKLPLPPGCLSTIWQNTERYKQGYLSEYEGYYLSGDGGYIDEDGYLFIMGRTDDVINVAGHRLSTGEMEEIVAAHPAVAECAVFGVNDALKGQNPMAMIVLKDGFTGSHQEVQQQLVQSVRNQIGAIACLKNIMCVERLPKTRSGKILRKNLRQLIDGEELQIPSTIDDPSIFAELSEQLAEK from the coding sequence ATGTCAGGTCAATATAAACAGCATTATAACGCCTTCAAACAAAACCCAGCTGAATTTTGGTTAGCACAAAGTAAGTGTATTCCTTGGTATAAAACACCCCAAAATGCCTATACACAAGACAGCGATGACTTATACCATTGGTTTGATGATGGCCAGCTTAATACTAGCTACTTAGCACTTGACCAACATGTTGAAGCCGGCTTTGGCGAGCAAACTGCGCTTATTTACGACTCTCCTGTTACCAATACTAAACAAACTTATAATTATTCACAGCTACAACAAGAAGTGGCTAAGTTTGCCGGTGTAATGCAATCGCTAGGTGTGCAAAAAGGCGACCGTGTGGTTATTTACATGCCCATGATCCCACAAGCAGTGATTGGCATGCTAGCTTGTGCTCGTTTAGGTGCAGTGCACTCTGTGGTTTTTGGTGGCTTTGCAGCTCATGAATTAGCGGTGCGTATTGATGATGCTAAACCTAAATTAGTATTAAGTGCTTCTTGTGGTGTAGAAGTAAGTAATATTATTCAATACAAACCCTTATTAGATGACGCCATTAAGCGCGCCACGCATAAAGTTGATCACTGCGTAATTTATCAACGCGAACAAGCAACCGCAACACTCAATAGCGGCCAAGATATTGATTGGGCAAAGGCTATGCAAACAGCACAAGCTGTTGACCCTGTACCTGTAAGTGGTAGCGACCCGCTATATATTTTATATACCTCAGGCACCACAGGATTACCTAAAGGCGTAGTACGTGAAAATGGCGGCCATGCTGTTGCCCTTAATTACAGCATGAAAAACGTATATGGTATGGAGCCTGGCGAAGTTTTTTGGGCTGCGTCTGATATTGGCTGGGTGGTGGGTCACTCATACATAGTATATGCGCCGTTAATGTATCGTTGTGCAACTGTACTTTACGAAGGCAAACCAGTGCGCACCCCAGATGCCAGTGCATTTTGGCGAGTAGTAGAGGAGCATAAGGTAACAGCCTTATTTAGCGCGCCTACTGCATTTAGAGCAATTAAAAAAGAAGACCCTGAAGCTGAGGGTTTTAAAAAATATGATACATCTAGCTTAAAACGGTTATTTTTAGCCGGTGAGCGCCTTGATGCCGCTACTTACGGTTGGTTAAAAGAAAAAACCGGCCTACCTGTGCTCGATCATTGGTGGCAAACAGAAACCGGCTGGGCTATTGCTTGCAACCCTATTGGCATTGAACACTTAGAAACCAAAGCAGGTAGTTCAACCGTTCCTACACCGGGCTTTGACGTACGTATTTTAAATATGGAAGGCGAAGAATGTGCCCCTAACGAAAGTGGCGCAGTAGTAATAAAACTGCCCTTACCGCCGGGTTGCTTGTCAACAATTTGGCAAAATACCGAGCGCTATAAACAAGGTTACCTGAGCGAATATGAAGGCTATTACCTGTCGGGAGACGGTGGCTACATAGACGAAGACGGCTACTTATTTATTATGGGTCGTACCGATGATGTAATTAACGTTGCTGGCCACAGGCTATCTACCGGCGAAATGGAAGAAATTGTTGCCGCCCACCCTGCGGTTGCAGAATGTGCTGTATTTGGTGTAAACGATGCGCTTAAAGGGCAAAACCCAATGGCGATGATAGTACTGAAAGACGGTTTTACCGGCTCTCACCAAGAAGTACAACAACAGCTTGTGCAATCTGTACGTAACCAAATTGGTGCTATCGCGTGTTTAAAAAATATTATGTGTGTTGAGCGCTTACCTAAAACACGCTCAGGGAAAATTTTACGCAAAAACTTACGCCAGCTTATTGATGGCGAAGAACTGCAAATTCCATCGACTATTGACGACCCCAGTATTTTTGCCGAGTTAAGTGAACAACTTGCTGAAAAATAA
- a CDS encoding mechanosensitive ion channel family protein: MTDIRAELREYLLGWFGQYLPANPLLWYDILVLCWLAIFAIILHLIIRNSAKHFLKGRFSERIVQPDAKTPADLAFKLAKHISFVIQGAVVVVQARLWLPEGSGLLHIIEMVTDQWIILFSLLSLFSLLDIFQVISDRRAVRAHFPIRGLLQTIKLIASVLTGILAVSLLMNKSPLILLSGLGALSAVMLLVFKDAILGLVAGIQLSANNMLAVGDWLEMPKYGADGDVIDIALTTVKVRNWDKTITTIPTYALISDSFKNWRGMSESGGRRIKRSIHLEMNSVRFLNEQELTELRKANLLTKYIDTTISSISAENASKDMSCLLNGRRLTNVGTFRHYLIELLKQHPKIHQNMTLMVRQLEPTNKGLPIEIYTFTNTTVWAEYEGIQADIFDHILAILPVFYLKAHESPTGNDVRSLSIGKL, from the coding sequence ATGACAGATATAAGAGCTGAACTACGTGAGTATTTACTGGGGTGGTTTGGCCAATATTTACCCGCCAACCCTCTTTTATGGTACGACATTTTAGTACTTTGCTGGCTCGCCATTTTTGCCATAATTTTACATTTAATTATCAGAAACTCAGCTAAGCACTTTCTTAAAGGTCGCTTTAGCGAAAGAATTGTTCAGCCTGATGCAAAAACTCCCGCCGATTTAGCATTTAAACTTGCAAAACATATCTCTTTTGTAATTCAAGGTGCGGTTGTCGTTGTCCAAGCTAGGCTTTGGCTACCCGAAGGGAGTGGCTTATTACATATTATTGAAATGGTTACCGACCAATGGATCATTCTCTTCTCTTTACTATCACTGTTTTCGTTGCTCGATATTTTTCAGGTTATTTCTGATAGGCGCGCAGTCAGAGCCCACTTCCCGATACGAGGGTTATTACAAACCATTAAGTTAATTGCCAGTGTATTAACCGGTATTTTAGCTGTGTCGTTATTAATGAATAAATCACCATTAATTTTATTAAGTGGTTTAGGTGCGTTATCAGCCGTTATGCTGTTGGTGTTTAAGGATGCTATTTTAGGTTTAGTGGCAGGTATTCAGCTCTCTGCTAATAATATGTTAGCGGTAGGTGATTGGCTAGAAATGCCCAAGTATGGCGCTGATGGCGATGTAATTGACATTGCACTTACCACGGTAAAGGTAAGAAACTGGGATAAAACCATCACTACAATACCTACGTATGCGCTTATTTCTGATTCATTCAAAAACTGGCGCGGCATGTCGGAATCGGGCGGTCGTAGAATAAAACGTAGTATTCATTTAGAGATGAACAGTGTGCGCTTTTTAAATGAACAAGAGCTCACTGAGCTTAGAAAAGCAAATTTACTAACCAAATATATAGATACCACAATATCATCTATTAGCGCCGAAAACGCTAGCAAAGATATGAGTTGCCTACTTAATGGCCGCCGCTTAACTAACGTCGGTACCTTTAGGCATTATTTAATAGAACTGTTAAAACAACACCCTAAAATCCATCAAAATATGACCCTAATGGTAAGGCAATTAGAGCCAACTAATAAAGGCTTACCTATCGAGATTTACACCTTTACCAACACCACAGTGTGGGCAGAGTACGAAGGTATTCAAGCTGATATTTTTGACCATATACTGGCTATTTTACCGGTGTTTTACCTTAAAGCACATGAGTCGCCAACAGGTAACGATGTGCGATCTTTGTCGATAGGTAAGCTCTAA